From the genome of Winogradskyella forsetii, one region includes:
- a CDS encoding ArsR/SmtB family transcription factor, with protein MGLAKTEMFTDLQNEIALFAKVFGHPARVSILQHLFKINSCVCGDLVNEIGLAQPTISQHLKELKHLGLIKGNVEGTSVCYCIDTENWTKMKEVMLQFLDQDVSKSSCC; from the coding sequence ATGGGATTAGCAAAAACAGAAATGTTTACCGACCTACAAAATGAAATTGCTCTTTTTGCAAAGGTCTTTGGTCATCCGGCAAGAGTTTCCATATTGCAACATTTATTCAAAATAAACTCTTGTGTATGTGGCGATTTGGTAAACGAAATCGGATTGGCTCAACCTACCATTTCGCAACATCTTAAAGAGCTAAAGCATTTGGGACTCATTAAAGGTAATGTTGAAGGTACAAGTGTGTGCTATTGTATCGATACCGAAAATTGGACTAAAATGAAAGAAGTGATGCTTCAATTTTTAGATCAGGATGTTTCAAAGTCTAGTTGTTGCTAA
- a CDS encoding GIY-YIG nuclease family protein, with amino-acid sequence MPKTLYTIYVIELSKRVYTENTKFRNANPQFNGVLECLYVGMTSKTPKERFLQHKTGHRNKKGHKISSNIVEKYGTYLRPSLFNHIDPFFTRAEAMKAEEQIALELRREGYAVWFN; translated from the coding sequence ATGCCCAAAACCCTCTACACCATTTATGTCATAGAACTTTCCAAACGGGTTTATACTGAAAACACAAAGTTCAGAAATGCAAATCCTCAGTTTAATGGTGTGTTGGAATGTTTATATGTTGGCATGACGAGTAAAACACCTAAAGAACGCTTTCTACAACATAAAACTGGCCATCGTAACAAAAAAGGCCATAAAATATCATCGAATATTGTTGAGAAATATGGTACCTATTTGCGTCCCAGTCTTTTCAATCATATTGATCCCTTTTTTACACGAGCCGAAGCCATGAAAGCTGAAGAACAAATTGCACTTGAACTCAGACGTGAAGGCTATGCGGTTTGGTTTAACTGA
- a CDS encoding GNAT family N-acetyltransferase — MPKHKPLQTKRLTIRPVTPKDATFILELMNTPKWLKNIGDRHVRTVEEAANYVKEKALPQLETYGYGNNVIIRKADQIKLGTCGLYHREGKPDPDIGFAFLPAYEGNGYAFEAANELMMAAKNEYRLKELSAYTLEANLASRKLLERLGFKIIGKGTLPNNDEELLHYYRTLDVDFKGSTFRQKPIQHK; from the coding sequence ATGCCAAAACACAAACCACTACAGACCAAAAGACTAACCATCAGACCAGTCACTCCTAAAGATGCCACATTCATCCTAGAGCTTATGAACACACCAAAGTGGCTTAAAAACATTGGCGATAGACATGTAAGAACGGTTGAGGAAGCCGCAAACTACGTCAAAGAAAAAGCACTGCCTCAACTGGAAACTTATGGTTATGGTAACAATGTTATCATTAGAAAAGCAGACCAAATAAAACTGGGCACTTGTGGTTTATACCATCGAGAAGGTAAACCGGATCCTGATATAGGTTTTGCTTTTCTGCCCGCTTATGAAGGCAATGGTTATGCGTTTGAAGCTGCCAATGAATTAATGATGGCCGCAAAAAACGAGTATCGTTTAAAAGAATTAAGCGCTTATACACTTGAAGCTAATTTGGCATCAAGAAAACTTTTAGAACGCTTAGGCTTTAAAATCATAGGAAAGGGAACACTTCCAAACAATGATGAGGAGCTATTGCATTACTACCGAACTTTAGATGTTGATTTTAAAGGTTCAACTTTTAGGCAAAAACCAATTCAGCACAAATAA
- the thrC gene encoding threonine synthase produces the protein MNYYSLNKKAPNTTFEEAVVRGLAPDKGLYFPESITPLDVSFFENIEDKSNAEIALEAIRQFIVPEIPEDVLKTIVEETLSFDFPVVEINENISTLELFHGPTMAFKDVGARFMARCLGYFNKTNTNDVTVLVATSGDTGGAVANGFLGVKGVNVVILYPSGKVSDIQEKQLTTLGQNITALEVDGVFDDCQDMVKQAFMDKELTSKMQLTSANSINIARWLPQLFYFMFTYKQLKSKHKDIAFSVPSGNFGNICAGMVAQKLGLPVKHFIASNNANATVVNYMLSQTYTPKPSVQTISNAMDVGNPSNFIRIQELHNNDFETLKSNLSSFSYTDDETREALLELYNDFSYVADPHGAVGYLGAKDYLKNNDAHVVFLETAHPTKFLDVVEDVIRENIDLPPQIEAVMDKEKVATKIATYEELKGFLLK, from the coding sequence ATGAACTACTACTCACTCAATAAAAAAGCCCCAAACACAACCTTCGAAGAAGCCGTTGTCAGAGGATTGGCGCCAGACAAAGGCTTATATTTCCCTGAATCAATAACACCCTTAGACGTTTCTTTTTTTGAAAATATCGAAGATAAATCGAATGCAGAAATTGCATTGGAAGCGATCAGACAATTCATTGTTCCTGAAATTCCAGAGGACGTTTTAAAAACCATTGTTGAAGAAACCTTAAGTTTCGATTTTCCTGTGGTAGAAATCAATGAAAACATTTCTACGCTTGAATTATTTCACGGTCCAACCATGGCATTCAAAGATGTTGGGGCACGTTTTATGGCACGTTGTTTAGGCTATTTCAACAAAACAAACACCAATGATGTAACCGTTTTAGTGGCCACTTCAGGCGATACAGGAGGTGCAGTCGCTAATGGGTTTTTAGGCGTCAAAGGTGTAAATGTGGTTATCCTCTATCCTAGTGGAAAAGTAAGTGATATTCAAGAAAAACAATTGACCACCTTAGGTCAAAACATCACAGCCTTAGAAGTTGATGGTGTTTTTGACGATTGCCAAGACATGGTAAAACAAGCTTTTATGGATAAAGAATTGACGAGCAAAATGCAATTAACCTCAGCCAATTCCATAAATATTGCACGTTGGTTGCCACAGCTGTTTTATTTTATGTTCACCTACAAGCAACTAAAATCAAAGCATAAAGACATTGCGTTTTCGGTGCCAAGTGGTAACTTTGGGAATATTTGTGCTGGTATGGTCGCTCAAAAATTAGGATTACCAGTCAAGCATTTTATTGCTTCCAACAATGCGAATGCCACTGTAGTGAATTATATGCTTTCCCAAACTTATACACCGAAGCCTTCCGTGCAAACCATCAGCAACGCCATGGATGTTGGAAACCCAAGTAATTTTATAAGAATCCAGGAATTGCACAATAATGATTTTGAGACTTTAAAATCGAATTTATCCTCGTTTAGTTATACAGACGATGAAACTCGGGAAGCATTATTGGAACTCTATAACGATTTCTCTTATGTGGCAGATCCACATGGAGCTGTGGGTTATTTAGGTGCCAAAGATTATTTAAAGAACAACGATGCTCATGTGGTGTTTTTAGAAACGGCGCACCCAACAAAATTTTTGGATGTGGTAGAAGACGTTATTAGAGAAAATATAGATTTACCTCCTCAAATTGAAGCGGTTATGGATAAGGAAAAAGTGGCGACTAAAATTGCTACTTATGAGGAGTTGAAGGGGTTTTTGTTGAAGTGA
- a CDS encoding four helix bundle protein yields MNKFKFEKLIIWQDAMDYGEVINDISQQFPDKEKFNLTSQIMRAVDSVALNISEGSIGQSNPEQRKFIGYSIRSLAEVVTCLFKANRRSYIPEDSFIELYNSAFHLMNKMAAFKRNIN; encoded by the coding sequence ATGAATAAATTTAAATTTGAAAAGTTGATTATTTGGCAGGATGCTATGGATTATGGCGAAGTTATAAATGATATTTCCCAACAATTTCCGGATAAAGAAAAATTTAATTTAACATCACAAATTATGAGAGCTGTGGATTCTGTTGCTCTTAATATTTCAGAAGGGTCAATTGGTCAATCCAATCCTGAACAGCGTAAATTTATTGGATATTCAATTCGCTCATTAGCAGAAGTGGTAACCTGCTTATTTAAAGCAAACAGGCGAAGTTATATTCCAGAAGACTCGTTTATTGAATTATACAATTCTGCGTTTCATCTGATGAACAAAATGGCAGCATTCAAAAGAAATATCAATTAA